A part of Spodoptera frugiperda isolate SF20-4 chromosome 25, AGI-APGP_CSIRO_Sfru_2.0, whole genome shotgun sequence genomic DNA contains:
- the LOC118263128 gene encoding uncharacterized protein LOC118263128: protein MTRKASSVAKCRQWRNELAMANPDPTPVYDMFKDIPPQPTYPTHVYTTTVCCEKENCDKAKLESMPEHFFCDPDYIYFAATPYGVAPECYDNGEAAAPPLDPYIQAYCPCLINQGQLVTICCVRRDCDDSTKIPGVGRERTRSPKSYNNNHHNNKHHNNHSNNGYNNHHNYKY from the exons ATGACGCGCAAAGCCTCGAGCGTGGCTAAGTGTCGTCAATGGAGAAACGAGCTAGCCATGGCTAACCCGGATCCGACTCCGGTGTACGATATGTTCAAGGACATACCGCCGCAGCCGACCTATCCGACTCACGTCTACACTACCACCGTTTGTTGCGAAAAGGAGAACTGCGACAAGGCGAAGCTGGAGTCCATGCCGGAGCACTTCTTCTGTGATCCTG ATTACATCTATTTCGCAGCTACCCCGTATGGCGTGGCTCCTGAGTGCTACGATAACGGCGAGGCCGCTGCTCCTCCGCTGGACCCGTACATCCAGGCCTACTGCCCCTGCCTGATCAACCAGGGCCAGCTGGTGACCATCTGCTGCGTCCGCCGTGATTGCGATGACTCTACCAAGATTCCGGGGGTAGGCCGCGAGCGTACTCGCAGCCCCAAGTCGTACAACAACAACCACCACAACAACAAGCACCACAACAACCACTCCAACAATGGTTACAACAACCACCACAACTACAAATATTAA